GATTTCGAGTACATTAAAGATGTTGTGGAGTTTCCAAAGCTTATGCTGGTTCTGAAACGAAGCCGTTTGTGGAGATAGAGGTCGTTGGCCTTGAGACCAAGTTTCCAAAGCTTATGCTGGTTCTGAAACCAGAATCAAGCACCTGCCAGTCAAGAAGTTCAGGAAAGTTCTCACGTTTCCAAAGCTTATGCTGGTTCTGAAACGGAAACACCATAATAGCTAGAAACAAGGACATCCGAGCGTTCCTTAGGCACATAAGCTAGTTTCCAAAGCTTATGCTGGTTCTGAAACTTTGGAGGTGATATGAGATGTCGAAGTACATGCTGATTGGAAAACAAGTTGTTTCCAAAGCTTATGCTGGTTCTGAAACGATTGAGATGGAGGCAGGAACAGGGTACCCTTGTATGAGCATGTTTCCAAAGCTTATGCTGGTTCTGAAACCTTTGATCGGAGGTGAAGGATATGGAAGAGGTGTATGTTGGAGGTTTCCAAAGCTTATGCTGGTTCTGAAACGGTTCACTTTTTCGCTCCTTTTGGCGAATAAAATAACGATCTTCCTCCTTATAAGTTTTTCGATTAGCTCAGGCCTCAAAAAACGACCCTTATCTACTCTTCTCCCGAACCACAGACGGTAGTAGAAAATCAAACGGAGAACTATCAAAAGAGGAATCCGACAGTGAAATCAATAAAAACGCCTGACACCAATATTAACACTTTAAACAGCATTAATCCAAAAATCCAGCCCAATCCTCAAAAATCACTCCACGTAAAACTCACGAGAACGCTTCATTAACCAAGGGGAGCCACCAGAACCCGTGGATTAAGACCGACTTCAAAGTAGTTGGATTTCGCCTCTTTTTGACAGAACAATATTTTCAATCCTCCTCAAGCTTAAACGAACCATATTAGCAGATTTTTGTTTCTGGGATTTAAATTTTTACTCTCGGGAATTGCAAAACTGAAAAGCGCGGAGACGGTTCAATTCGGCCAAAACAGCCGCGTCGTCAAAAATCGCTTCACCTATCTCCCCTGTCCTTTCTCCATTTTTGTCCAGGGGTAACCATAAACCTTCCCTGGAACCCGAATTCAAAATAGTTAGATTTTGGATTTTCTGATTAACAGGCGCCTAATGTACTCTTGACAAACCAATGCGACCAAAAAACAAATGGACACAATTAACAAAGCCCTAAATGACGTTATCAAACTTATCGGGCGGCCTCCCAATGTGGAAGCTGTGGATCACCTTCTCGCTGGGTAGCCTGTAGAAGAGCACGGAATCTTCCTCCTCGTTGATGACCGCGCTCAGCTTCCGCATCAGCTCGGTGAGTTCTTCCTCCCTAAGCCAGCCCTCGAAGACGCTCCTCTGCCTCCACTGGAGGTACTCCCTGAGTATTTTGTGCACCTTGGCAACGCGCTTCTCGTTTATGTCGTAGACGACGATGTAGTAGCCCACCATCACAACCACCGGAAAAAAAGAGGGGGAACCAAAGGGCCGCTTTTGTTACACTTCCACGAACCTTCCATAGCCGAGGCTCGTCTTTGCCCCGACGCCGTGCTCCTTCAGGGCCAGCTTGAGGATCCTTGCTGCCTTATCGACGAGCTGGGGATTCTTGCAGGCCTTTGACCTGCCGACGGCGAAGATGAACTCAACCCCTTCTTTCACTGTTAGAAACAGCACTGGCACAGGGTCGTACCAGTCGCCGGGCGGGTTTGAGTTACCCTCCCCTTGGTAGTACTGTCCGTAGTGGGGGTTCATTATGTCGAACTCGAAGATTTCTCCCCCTAGTCCCTCCAGTGCCTCCTGGAGGAGCAAGGCATCGAAGAAAACCACTGAACCTTCCTTCTCCGTTGTCCCGAACATCATGACGGCGGTTTCCGCCATCTTTCTCACAGGGATTTCCTCCGGGATTGGCTCTCTAAGGAAGATCCTGAGGAACTCTTCAAGCTGTTTTGATATATTTTCTACCCCGACCTTTTCGGGGAAGTTACCCACTGCCCCACCGTTAAGCCACTCCTGAACATTTCCAGCACACTCAAAGAAGTCGTTGCATAGGTCGGAGTGCTCGGTCAGAAGTTCTGCCAGCATTTCAATTGTGTATGCCTTCGTGACTCCTTTCAAGGCTGTGCCCGGAATGTAGGGGACACTGTAATTCCTCATTAGTCGGATACTCACTTCATATACGCTCTCGTCGCCAAGGCCAACGACGAGCCTTGAGGTGGTTTTCATAGTGAAACTGGTCGCATTCAGGTCTTTGAGCATCACAGTATATAACCCAAAGAATTTCCCATAGAGTTTCAGAATGTTGTTCTCCAGCTTGAGGCTATTATGGAGGTCTTTCAGTGATGCCTTGCGGGAACCTTTCTTGTCCAGGGCAAAGGGGGCATACTTTTCCAGCTTGAGAGAGAGGTTCTCGATGCTTCTCAGCGGATTGGGGAGTAGCTTCCGTGTCTCTCCGGGAATGAGGTACATCGGAGGTTTTCTCTCTCCGTGCTTCCCTTTTGAATCGCCTTTTTTCTTTGGAGGATAACCTCTGTTCCCCTCATTGCCGTAACTGTGACGGTGTTCTCGCCCACTTTTTCGCTGCCCGTACATATCAACCACCGGCGGTCTTATCCTCTTCGAGCATCGCCCTTGCGAACTTCTTGAGCCAGTTGAGGAAGGCTATTGCCTCCTCGGTTAAGAGAATGGCGTCCATTCCGGATTTTTTTATGTAATACTGCAGGGGATCTTCACCGCCGGTAACCTCTTTGACGAGCCACTCGCTCAAGTGCCTGTAGAGGTAGGCATAGGCCTTGCTCTCCGCTTTGGTGAAGTCCTCGGGATTTATATCCTTGTAGAATACATTGACGGGTTTCTCAAGCTTCGAGAGGTAAAACGCCAGCGTCTGCCCGAGGCCGTTGGTGAGTATCATTATTGGAGCGCTCTCCACGTAGGATCTGTACCTGCTCTGAGTTTTGGTATCCTTCTCGTTCTCCTTTTTGACTTTTAGGACTTTTTTATAG
This window of the Thermococcus siculi genome carries:
- the cas2 gene encoding CRISPR-associated endonuclease Cas2 produces the protein MVGYYIVVYDINEKRVAKVHKILREYLQWRQRSVFEGWLREEELTELMRKLSAVINEEEDSVLFYRLPSEKVIHSFHIGRPPDKFDNVI
- the cmr6 gene encoding type III-B CRISPR module RAMP protein Cmr6; amino-acid sequence: MYGQRKSGREHRHSYGNEGNRGYPPKKKGDSKGKHGERKPPMYLIPGETRKLLPNPLRSIENLSLKLEKYAPFALDKKGSRKASLKDLHNSLKLENNILKLYGKFFGLYTVMLKDLNATSFTMKTTSRLVVGLGDESVYEVSIRLMRNYSVPYIPGTALKGVTKAYTIEMLAELLTEHSDLCNDFFECAGNVQEWLNGGAVGNFPEKVGVENISKQLEEFLRIFLREPIPEEIPVRKMAETAVMMFGTTEKEGSVVFFDALLLQEALEGLGGEIFEFDIMNPHYGQYYQGEGNSNPPGDWYDPVPVLFLTVKEGVEFIFAVGRSKACKNPQLVDKAARILKLALKEHGVGAKTSLGYGRFVEV
- the cmr5 gene encoding type III-B CRISPR module-associated protein Cmr5, coding for MDLRSIEQERAKFAYKKVLKVKKENEKDTKTQSRYRSYVESAPIMILTNGLGQTLAFYLSKLEKPVNVFYKDINPEDFTKAESKAYAYLYRHLSEWLVKEVTGGEDPLQYYIKKSGMDAILLTEEAIAFLNWLKKFARAMLEEDKTAGG